The following coding sequences lie in one Chelmon rostratus isolate fCheRos1 chromosome 2, fCheRos1.pri, whole genome shotgun sequence genomic window:
- the LOC121612752 gene encoding vimentin-like, whose protein sequence is MRAASYTQKSLQVSGSSGRVRVQSPSPSRCRGSSYDNRGRSGYRGTAIELGTEIHQHHANEKEEMQELNVKFAGYIEKVQALEQRNASLQAQLAELQSRYKGGPAGIGEEYELKFKEVRELIETLTNEKGAADIERGYIEEEVEVWRLKLEEELALKEEAEIILREFRQDVDNATLQKAELEKRIEQLVAEIEFLKKLHDEEVADLMKQIEDSKITGELDGDRPDLAAYLRSMRTEIEAVAARNVQEAEKWYKTKFDTLKEHAGKHEQQMKTMKDEITTFHNQVTDLQNQIDGLRSSNAALEQQLEDMEIAHMDKVGSLEGVIAQLEAQLCETKLEMTKYLQDYQELLHIKLKLDAEIATYRKLLEGEEHRLGIAKDV, encoded by the coding sequence ATGAGAGCCGCATCTTACACCCAGAAGAGCCTGCAGGTTAGTGGCTCCAGCGGCAGAGTAAGGGTTCAAAGCCCTTCGCCCTCCCGGTGCCGTGGATCCTCATATGACAACCGTGGGCGCTCAGGTTATCGCGGCACTGCCATCGAGTTGGGCACAGAGATACACCAGCACCATGCCAACGAGAAAGAGGAGATGCAAGAACTCAACGTCAAGTTTGCAGGATACATCGAGAAGGTCCAGGCACTAGAGCAGAGAAATGCTTCTCTCCAAGCTCAGCTGGCTGAACTGCAGAGCCGCTACAAAGGAGGCCCCGCAGGCATCGGAGAAGAATATGAGCTCAAGTTTAAGGAGGTGCGGGAGCTGATTGAGACACTGACTAATGAGAAGGGAGCAGCTGATATTGAACGAGGCTACATCGAAGAAGAGGTTGAAGTGTGGAGACtaaagctggaggaggagctggccctcaaagaagaggcagagatCATACTGAGGGAGTTCCGCCAGGATGTTGATAATGCCACACTGCAGAAGGCTGAACTAGAGAAGCGTATAGAGCAACTGGTGGCCGAGATAGAGTTCCTCAAGAAGCTGCATGATGAAGAGGTGGCTGACCTCATGAAGCAGATTGAGGACTCAAAGATCACCGGAGAGCTGGACGGCGATCGGCCTGACCTGGCTGCTTATCTGCGCAGCATGCGTACAGAGATAGAAGCTGTCGCTGCCCGCAACGTCCAGGAAGCTGAGAAGTGGTACAAGACCAAGTTTGACACCCTCAAGGAGCACGCTGGCAAACATGAGCAGCAAATGAAGACCATGAAGGACGAGATCACAACTTTCCACAACCAAGTGACAGACCTGCAGAACCAGATTGACGGGCTGAGGTCTAGCAACGCGgccctggagcagcagctggaggacatggAGATCGCCCACATGGATAAGGTGGGGAGCCTCGAGGGTGTCATTGCTCAGTTGGAGGCCCAGCTCTGCGAAACCAAACTGGAGATGACCAAGTATCTCCAAGACTACCAAGAACTGCTGCACATTAAGCTCAAGCTGGATGCGGAGATCGCCACCTACAGGAAGCTGCTAGAAGGGGAGGAGCACAGGCTTGGAATTGCCAAAGATGTCTAA